The sequence GGTTCAGGCGAAACGTCTGGAAAAGGGTTTGGCACAAGGGAAGTTTATTTACCTGAAAGTCATTCAGACTTTATTTTCAGTGTTGTTGGAGAGGAATTCGGATTTATTGGTGCTAGTATTTTAATAAGTTTGTTTTTCATGCTCATTTATCACATAACGAAAGTGGGCATGGAAACAAAAAATAACTTTTATACATATATCTGTGTAGGAGTTATTAGTATGATCACTTTCCACGTTTTTGAAAATATTGGAATGACAATCGGGTTGTTGCCGATTACGGGGATCCCACTTCCTTTCATTAGTTATGGGGGAAGTTCATTAATGGGGAATATGCTAGCAATCGGGCTAATCTTTTCTATTCGTTATCACCAGAAACGGTATATGTTTGCTAAAGATGATTAAAAAAAGCCGCTTTCTTGTTGGAAAGCGGCTTTTTTTCTTGCAATAAGTGAGATTACATCGTTTGTTCGCCAAGTAAGTAGCTTAACAATTAACAACTATTGGATATTTTGTCCACCATATGGGAATTGAGTCGTTGTATAGTTGTAGAATTGTTTATGTTTTTGTTGTAGTGTTTGTTGATCTTCTGGTTCTAACTTGTACCAGCCTTTTTGGAACATGAGATTATAGAGATGTCTTTGCTGATTTTGAGTTTCAGTATAGATTTGTAATAGGTCTTGATATAATGCCTCATGGCTTGCTTCATTTAAAAAAGTATCATATCCATTTGTCATATATTTTTCAGTTGTTAATAAATCATTTAATAAATCACGGTCATTCATTTGTGGTGTTTTATTCAATTGTTGTGTTTTTGGATTTGCGATTGTTTGACTTTGGTTGATTTGATTTTGATTTTGATTCAAGATTAACACCTCCGTATATTGAATTACATTGTTGTCACATTAGGGCTTTTATATTGACCTTGTGATTCGGTTTGGTTTTGTGTATTTAAATGGTTAAGTATACGTTCATAATGACGTTGGTGCATTTGGCCGCAACGTTCCATTTCGGTTTTAAGTTCAGGATTTTGGCAATTTTGTGCATAAAAGTGAGCTTTTTTCATAGCAAGCAAATTCCAAGAAAGCATGTCCGAAATGTAGAGAGAATCTTTTGTAGTGATCACATCAGGTGGTTGCTGATAAATGATTTGTTGATTTTGGTTATTCATATTTTGTTGTTGTTGCATGGTTTGACCCCCTTATTTTTTATATTGATTGTTTTGACTGTTTACTTTTCCACCGCCATCTTCTTCAACGGTTGGACCAGCGTTCCCTTTAACGCTTGCCGCACTAACCCCAGCCTTTGAAGGATTCTTTTTGCCCTTTGCCACTTACAATCACCTCCAATATTAGTTTGTCCAGAACTGAAAAAAACATTGATTATCTATTTAATTTGATCGCAGTAAATGGAATGATTAGAAAAATCCCCAATATATTTGATATGAAGAGGAAAATTAACCTTCAAAACTGGGTCAATTTGAGGTCCAAAGATAATTGCACCAGAATCAACTGGAATTGCAACTATTATTAATTTTTGGAAAAAGGAGGAACTTTCATTGATCCAACCTATCCGAAAGGCAGCCGTTCTAGGCTCGGGTGTTATGGGGTCAGGAATTGCAGCGCATTTAGCAAATGTAGGAATTCAAACTTTACTTCTAGATATCGCTCCAACAAATTTGACAGACGCAGAAATTGAAAAAGGTCTGACCCTCCAGGATAAAACCGTTCGAAATCGTTTTAGTGAATCAGCCCTCCAAAAGTTGCTAAAGCAGAAACCCGCACCATTAACAACTCCAAAAAATCTCACTCTCATCCAAGCAGGGAATTTAGTTGATGATATTTCAAAATTAAAAGAGGTTGATTGGATTATTGAAGTAGTAGTTGAAAATTTAGAGGTAAAAAAACAAGTACTAGAAAAAGTCGATCAATATCGTAAAGAAGGTAGTATCGTTAGTTCAAATACATCGGGAATATCTATTGAGGCCATGGCAGCCGATCGCTCCAATGATTTTCAAAAACATTTTCTAGGAACTCATTTTTTTAATCCCCCTCGATATTTAAAATTACTTGAAGTCATTCCAACAAAAAGAACAGACCTAGAAGTGATCGAATACATGAAGAGATTTGCAGAGGATGTGCTAGGAAAAGGGGTAGTCATTGCGAAAGATACTCCTAACTTTATTGCAAATAGAATTGGAACATATGGACTTCTTGTAGCGGCTAACGAAATGCAAGCAGCTGGCGTAAGCGTTGGTGAAATCGACTCTGTGACAGGTCCTTTAATTGGACGACCAAAAAGTGCCACCTTTAGAACTTTAGATGTTGTGGGCCTTGATACATTTGCGTTTGTTGCTGAAAATGTTGCCAGAAAAACAAAAGGTAAAGAGAAACAGGTCTTTGATATTCCACCTTTTATGAAAAAAATGATTGAAAATGGTTGGTTAGGTAGTAAGTCAAAACAAGGATTTTACTTAAAAAAGGGCAATGAAATCCTTGAAATAGATCCTCGAACCTTAACTTATCAACCGAGAAAAAAGTTAAGATCTTCCTCTATCGACATGGTGAAAAGTGAAAAAAACCTCTCAAAAAAAATAAAATTGCTCATATATGCTAATGATCATGCAGGAAAGTTGTTATGGAATCTACTAACGCCTGTTTTAGTATATTCAGCGCAATTACTAGGTGAAATTTCTGACGATATTGTTTCGATTGACAGGGCAATGAAGTGGGGGTTTGGTTGGCAGCAAGGCCCCTTTGAAATATGGGATGCAATCGGGCTGGAAGAATCTTTGCAAAAGCTGGAAGAGTCAAATGTAGAAATTCCAGCGTGGTTAAAAGAAATGCTGACTTCTGGTTTTCGCACTTTTTATAAAGAAGAAAATGGCCAGCACTATTACTACCATCAAGGAGAGTATGTATGGCTTAAGGAAAACCCTAAAATTCTTAACTTAGCAAAAATCAAGTCACAAAAAGGCACAATTAAAAAAAATAGTGGTGCAAGTTTAATTGATATTGGGGATGGAGTAGCTTTATTGGAATTCCACTCGACCAACAACGCAATTGGATTAGATATTTTACAAATGATTAGTAGGTCTGTTGATGAAGTTGAGAAGAATTTTAAGGGGCTTGTCATTGGCAATCAAGGAAAAAACTTTTGTGTTGGAGCGAACCTCTTCATGATGCTGATGGAAGCTGAAGATGGAGAAACTTATGAACTGGATTTCATCATTCGAACGTTCCAAGAGACGATGATGAAAATAAAATATAGCTCTAAACCAGTAGTGGTTGCACCGTTTGGTATGACGGTTGGTGGAGGGGCAGAAGTCTGTTTGCCTGCCGCCCATATTCAAGCATCGATCGAAACATATATGGGTTTAGTTGAAACGGGTGTTGGATTGATTCCAGGTGGAGGAGGAAATAAAGAGCTCTATATTCGTCATTTAAAAGCGATACCTATTGGCTATGAAACCGATCTGCAAAAGGTAGCCAATAAGGTGTTCGAGCTTATTGCTCTTGCAAAGGTTTCCACTTCCGGTGTGGAAGCGCAGGAAAATCATTACCTTTACTTGTCTGATGCTGTTAGTGTAAACCCAGATCATTTACTTTACGATGCGAAACAGGCTGTACTAAGACTCTATCAAAAAGGCTATCATCCTCCAACGAGAGAACTGATTCCTGTTGTAGGGGAAACCGGTTATGCAACCCTTTTGCTTGCCGCAAAATCAATGAAGGATTCGGGTTATATTTCAGATTATGATTATACAATTGCTAAAAAGCTTGCATTTGTGATAGCGGGGGGATCTCTACCGTTTGGAACGAAGGTAGATGAACAATACTTGTTAAATTTAGAAAGAGAGGCGTTTTTAAGTTTAGTTACCGAACCAAAAACACTTGAACGGATGAGACATATGCTTTTAAAAGGAAAGCCGCTGCGTAATTAAATATATGCAAAAATTCACGGGAATAGGGAAGGGGGTTCAATAGATGAAAGAAGCCGTCATTGTTTCGGGGGCACGAACTCCAGTTGGCAAAGCCAAAAAAGGAACCTTGAAGGATGTAAGACCGGATGATTTAGGGGCACTTGTTGTAAAGGAAGCCATTAAGCGGGCTGGAAATTATGATGGAAATATCGACGATTTAATCATCGGTTGTGCAATGCCAGAAGCGGAACAAGGGATGAATATGGCCCGCAACATTGGAGCTCTAGCAGGGCTTCCCTATGCGGTTCCGGCAATAACGATCAATCGCTATTGTTCTTCAGGACTTCAAACGATTGCCTATGGGGCAGAAAAAATTATGTTGGGTGCTGCCGATACGATTATTGCTGGTGGTGCTGAATCAATGAGCCTTGTCCCTATGATGGGTCATGTTGTGCGTCCTAATCTTAAGTTGGCGGAACATGCTCCTCAATATTATATGAGTATGGGTCATACTGCTGAGGAAGTGGCTAAAAAATTTGAGATATCAAGAGAAGAACAGGATGACTTTGCGGTGTTAAGTCATCAAAAAGCAGCTGTTGCAATAAATAAAGGAATTTTTAATGAGGAAATCGTACCGGTTGATGTAAAAAATACATTTGTAGATCATAACCATCAGCAAGTCGAAAAGATTACTAAATTTAGTAAAGATGAAGGAGTACGGCCAGATGCAAGTAGGGAAAGTTTAGCTTCATTAAAACCTGCATTTTCAGTAAAAGGAACGGTAACTGCGGGAAATGCCTCGCAGATGAGTGACGGAGCTGCAGCTGTGATGATAATGGAAAAGGAAAAGGCTAGGTCCCTTGGTTTAAAACCATTGGCAAAGTTCAGGTCGTTTGCAGTAAGTGGAGTCCCTCCTGAAATTATGGGGATTGGTCCAGTTGCAGCGGTCCCCAGGGCACTAGAGTTAGCCCGTTTGCAATTATCGGATATTGGTTTGATTGAATTAAATGAGGCTTTTGCCTCGCAGGCTTTAGCTGTTATAAAAGAGCTTCAATTAGATGAAGAAAGAGTAAATGTAAATGGAGGGGCGATCGCGCTAGGTCATCCACTTGGTTGTACAGGAACTAAATTAACGTTATCCCTTATCCATGAGATGCATCGTCGTCAAATTCAATTTGGAATCGTGACGATGTGTATTGGAGGTGGAATGGGAGCGGCTGGTATTTTCGAGCTAATTTAAGGTGAATCTTTGATGAACTGTACTAAAAGATGTGGAAATAAAGGGGGAATATACAGTGGTTAGTGGGTCTGATTCATTGGTTAAAGGTGGCAGTTTTTTAATCAATGATATATCTTGTGAGCAAGTGGTGACACCAGAGGATTTTACTGATGAACAGAAAATGATTGCGAAAACAACGGAAGAGTTTGTTATTCATAAGGTCTTACCACATGTAGAACGATTAGAGAACCATGACTTTGATCTATCAGTTAAACTTCTAAAAGAAGCAGGCGAATTAGGTTTACTAAGTGCAGATGTTCAGGAGGAATATGGCGGTCTGGAACTAGACAAAATTAGTTCAGCTCTTATAACAGAAAAAATGGCTAGAGCAGGTGGATTTTCACTTTCCTATGGTGCCCATGTAGGGATTGGATCGTTGCCTATCGTGCTTTTCGGAAATGAAAACCAAAGGCAAAAGTATTTGCCCCAATTGGCTACAGGTGAAAAAATTGCGGCTTACGCACTAACAGAGCCGAGTTCAGGTTCTGATGCGCTTGCAGCGAAAACAACCGCTAAACTTAATCAAGAAGAAACACACTATATTTTAAATGGCGAAAAGCAATGGATTACTAACTCGGCTTTTGCCGATGTTTTTATCGTGTATGCGAAAATTGATGGTGAACATTTTTCTGCTTTTATTGTTGAACGAGAATTCCCTGGTGTATCGACTGGGCCAGAAGAAAAGAAAATGGGCATCAAAAGTTCATCAACGAGGACGTTAATTTTACAAGATGCCCTCATCCCAAAGGATAATCTACTCGGGGAAATTGGGAAAGGTCATGTCATTGCTTTTAACATATTGAATATAGGCCGTTATAAATTGGGGGTTGGAGCAGTTGGGGCCTCCAAACGAGCTCTAGATGTAACCATTCAATATACAAACCAGCGTCAGCAGTTTAAGACGCCGGTTTCAGAGTTCCCATTATCAAAGGAAAAGCTTGCAACAATGGCAGCATTTGTTTACGCTGCAGAAAGTTCAGTGTATCGAACAGTTGGACTTTATGAAGATCGATTGGGTAGACTGTCCCGACAAGAATTAAAAGATGGCCATTCAATTGCTAAAGCAATTTCTGAGTACGCCATTGAATGCTCCCTAAATAAAGTTTTTGCAACAGAAGCACTTGATTATATTGCTGATGAAGGTGTTCAGCTCCATGGCGGTTATGGGTTTATGTCCGAATATGAAATTGAGAGAATTTACCGGGACTCACGAATTAATCGGATTTTTGAAGGAACAAATGAAATAAACCGCTTATTAGTACCGGCTACCTTTTTGCGAAAAGCGCTAAAAGGGGAGTTGCCATTACTTGAAAAAGCGCAAAAGCTCCAAAGCGAACTAATGATGCTCGTTCCAGAAACACCAGGAGATGAGCCATTGGCCCAAGAAAAATATTTAGTCAAAAATGGCAAAAAGATAAGTCTTTTAATATTAGGGCTGGCCGCTCAGAAATATGGGAAAGCATTAGAGAGCGAGCAAGAGATTCTCGTTAATATTGCCGATATCATTTCAAATGTTTATGCGATGGAATCCGTTGTATTACGAACCGAAAAAGCGATTGGAAGAGTTGGAGCTGAAAAAACGAAGCAAAAGTTATTATATACCCAAATCTTCTGTCAAGAAGCATTTCAAAGAATTGAACAGGATGCTAAAGAAACATTGATTGGGGTTGAGCAAGGAGATTCATTAAGAATGATGCTTTCTGCTCTTCGAAAGTTTACTAGGTTTAATCCAAGAAATATCATCACATTAAAAAGAGATGCGGCAAGAGGATTAATTGATTCTGAACGCTATATAAACTAATTCTCTCTAACAGGCTGGCTTACTAAATAGAAAGTCAGCCGTTTTTTTGAGGTGAAATATATAAGAAGAATCGATATACTAGTTTCGAATCGATTAACCTTATGTTAAAATAACTTTAGGAATGGATAAGCTATTAAATGAGGTGATGGATTGGCACTTAAGTTTTATTGGTATCCTAAATGTGGTACATGTCGTAAAGCAAAAAAGTGGCTTGATGAGCATGAAATGCCCTATGAAGAAATACATATTGTTGAAACACCTCCAACACGTAATGAATTGGAGGCAATGTACAAAGCGAGCGGTTTAGAAATTAAGAAGTTTTTTAATACCAGTGGTCAAAAATATCGTGAAATGGGATTAAAAGACCGGGTAAAGGAAGCAACAGAAGATGAACTGCTCGACATTCTCTCTTCCGATGGAATGTTAATCAAGCGACCAATTGTTACAAATGGTGAAAAGGTCACCGTTGGATTTAAGGAAGAAGATTTTACAAATACTTGGCGTTAAGTTTATTTTAAACTTATACATATAAATTTTTGGAGGGAATTACATGAATACACCAAAAGAATTACGTTATTCTAAAGATCATGAGTGGATAAAAGTAGAAGGAAATAAAGTACGAGTGGGCATTACTGATTTTGCTCAATCTGAACTTGGTGATATCGTATTTGTTGAGTTGCCAGAGGTTGACGATGAAATTACTGCAGATGAATCATTTGGAAGTGTTGAATCAGTAAAAACAGTTTCCGAATTATATGCACCAATCAGTGGTAAAGTTGTTGCGGTTAATGAAAACCTTGATGATGATCCACAATTTGTGAATGAGTCACCATATGAGAATGGTTGGATTATTGAAGTGGAAGTAACTGATACTGCACAACTTGAACAGTTAATGACCGCTGAACAATATGAAGAAATGGTGAGCAAATAAGCATTAATCATGATAGTAGAAAGCGCCCACTCTGGCGCTTTCTGTATTTGGAACTGTGTTTAAACAAGGGAGAAAAAATGAGAAATTTAAATTCTGAAAAGATCATCATTGTAGAGGGGATTTCGGATCGTAATAAAATACAGAAGATCATTAAAGAGCCGGTAGAGATCATATGTACAAATGGAACGATTTCGTCTGCCACATTAGATGAATGGGGAGAAGTGTTGTTTGATTGTGATCTATATATATTAGTTGATTCGGATCTATCGGGAGAAAAATTACGACAGCGATTAAAAAGAGAGTTTCCAAATGCTGTTCATCTATATATTGATAAAATGTATCGTGAAGTTGCCAGTGCTCCCCATTTTCACTTAGCAACTATTTTGCTAACAGCTAATATTGATGTTCATAGTGAATATTTAGATCGAGGGAAGAGTTATGAATGAATGGAATCAGAAGAGAATAGAAAGTCTCATAAGGGAAGAAGGAACAGGGTGTGTTTATTTGTATACCCCTTTCTGTGGTACATGCCAAGTTGCTAGTAAAATGTTGTCAGTCGTTGAAGAAATGCTGCCACAGTTAACAATCGGGAAAATCAATTTAAATTATGAGCAGAGTTTAGCGCAGGAATGGCAGATTGAGAGTGTACCATGTCTAGTATTTATAAATAAAGGGAAGGTGGAAACTAAAATATACACCTTTCAATCGGTTCCTTATTTAATTGAAACAATAAAAACAACGTTGAGGCTATAACAGTGGGGTTGTCGATTTAGCTCTTTATTTATATATTTCTCGGGAAATATATTTGTAGAAATATGCAAAAATTTAATGGAATTTTCCGAAAATATACCCTTTAAATTTGCAGGAATCCAAACCGATCAAACGGAATATATATCATAAATGATTTCGATAGGTGGGATTCGATGTGATCGAGTTAGTCAATTTATGGGTGGAGCAAGTAAATCGGAAATTAACTCTAAGGACGCTGATTAAGAATCTTTGTTTTTCTTTTCAATTAAGGATTGAAAAGAGAGACATTATATTAGAAATAGACAAAGGTATGATTAACTTAGAGGCTACTCCTCGAGTTTTGCCTCAACCTAAAAGATTAGAAGGAAGCGAGGAATTATTTCTATCAATCATCTTGGGAGAGAAGAAATTACGGGAAGCCGTCAAAAGCAATGAAATTACAACAACGTTCTCATTTCGTGAACTTCTACTTATGGAAACTTTATTTTATCTAGGTAAGCCAGAGTTACTAAGCGAATTTGCGACAAAAACTAATTTATATTGACAATTAAATCGTTTGTGGTAAAATTTCACTATAAAATGAGTTGATTTACACAGTGAAATTTTTTTGGTTTTAATTCGTACTTTTCCGATGTGAAAAAAGGAGAGATAGTGATGTCAGATAAAAAATATCGTATTGAAACACTAAGTGTCCATGGTGGTCTTCAACCAGATCCAGTAACAGGTGCAAGAGCTGTACCTATTTACCAAAACAATGCTTATCAGTTTAAAAATACTGAGCATGCCGCCAATCTATTTGGATTAGCTGAGCCGGGTTATATTTATACACGGATACATAATCCAACAACAACTGTTTTTGAAGAAAGAGTCGCACTGCTTGAAGGTGGAATTGGCGCTTTAGCAGTTTCAAGTGGCATGGCTGCCATCACTCTAGCAATATTAAATATTGCTGAAA is a genomic window of Niallia sp. XMNu-256 containing:
- a CDS encoding spore coat protein; protein product: MNQSQTIANPKTQQLNKTPQMNDRDLLNDLLTTEKYMTNGYDTFLNEASHEALYQDLLQIYTETQNQQRHLYNLMFQKGWYKLEPEDQQTLQQKHKQFYNYTTTQFPYGGQNIQ
- a CDS encoding YuzL family protein — its product is MAKGKKNPSKAGVSAASVKGNAGPTVEEDGGGKVNSQNNQYKK
- a CDS encoding 3-hydroxyacyl-CoA dehydrogenase NAD-binding domain-containing protein gives rise to the protein MIQPIRKAAVLGSGVMGSGIAAHLANVGIQTLLLDIAPTNLTDAEIEKGLTLQDKTVRNRFSESALQKLLKQKPAPLTTPKNLTLIQAGNLVDDISKLKEVDWIIEVVVENLEVKKQVLEKVDQYRKEGSIVSSNTSGISIEAMAADRSNDFQKHFLGTHFFNPPRYLKLLEVIPTKRTDLEVIEYMKRFAEDVLGKGVVIAKDTPNFIANRIGTYGLLVAANEMQAAGVSVGEIDSVTGPLIGRPKSATFRTLDVVGLDTFAFVAENVARKTKGKEKQVFDIPPFMKKMIENGWLGSKSKQGFYLKKGNEILEIDPRTLTYQPRKKLRSSSIDMVKSEKNLSKKIKLLIYANDHAGKLLWNLLTPVLVYSAQLLGEISDDIVSIDRAMKWGFGWQQGPFEIWDAIGLEESLQKLEESNVEIPAWLKEMLTSGFRTFYKEENGQHYYYHQGEYVWLKENPKILNLAKIKSQKGTIKKNSGASLIDIGDGVALLEFHSTNNAIGLDILQMISRSVDEVEKNFKGLVIGNQGKNFCVGANLFMMLMEAEDGETYELDFIIRTFQETMMKIKYSSKPVVVAPFGMTVGGGAEVCLPAAHIQASIETYMGLVETGVGLIPGGGGNKELYIRHLKAIPIGYETDLQKVANKVFELIALAKVSTSGVEAQENHYLYLSDAVSVNPDHLLYDAKQAVLRLYQKGYHPPTRELIPVVGETGYATLLLAAKSMKDSGYISDYDYTIAKKLAFVIAGGSLPFGTKVDEQYLLNLEREAFLSLVTEPKTLERMRHMLLKGKPLRN
- a CDS encoding acetyl-CoA C-acetyltransferase is translated as MKEAVIVSGARTPVGKAKKGTLKDVRPDDLGALVVKEAIKRAGNYDGNIDDLIIGCAMPEAEQGMNMARNIGALAGLPYAVPAITINRYCSSGLQTIAYGAEKIMLGAADTIIAGGAESMSLVPMMGHVVRPNLKLAEHAPQYYMSMGHTAEEVAKKFEISREEQDDFAVLSHQKAAVAINKGIFNEEIVPVDVKNTFVDHNHQQVEKITKFSKDEGVRPDASRESLASLKPAFSVKGTVTAGNASQMSDGAAAVMIMEKEKARSLGLKPLAKFRSFAVSGVPPEIMGIGPVAAVPRALELARLQLSDIGLIELNEAFASQALAVIKELQLDEERVNVNGGAIALGHPLGCTGTKLTLSLIHEMHRRQIQFGIVTMCIGGGMGAAGIFELI
- a CDS encoding acyl-CoA dehydrogenase family protein, yielding MVSGSDSLVKGGSFLINDISCEQVVTPEDFTDEQKMIAKTTEEFVIHKVLPHVERLENHDFDLSVKLLKEAGELGLLSADVQEEYGGLELDKISSALITEKMARAGGFSLSYGAHVGIGSLPIVLFGNENQRQKYLPQLATGEKIAAYALTEPSSGSDALAAKTTAKLNQEETHYILNGEKQWITNSAFADVFIVYAKIDGEHFSAFIVEREFPGVSTGPEEKKMGIKSSSTRTLILQDALIPKDNLLGEIGKGHVIAFNILNIGRYKLGVGAVGASKRALDVTIQYTNQRQQFKTPVSEFPLSKEKLATMAAFVYAAESSVYRTVGLYEDRLGRLSRQELKDGHSIAKAISEYAIECSLNKVFATEALDYIADEGVQLHGGYGFMSEYEIERIYRDSRINRIFEGTNEINRLLVPATFLRKALKGELPLLEKAQKLQSELMMLVPETPGDEPLAQEKYLVKNGKKISLLILGLAAQKYGKALESEQEILVNIADIISNVYAMESVVLRTEKAIGRVGAEKTKQKLLYTQIFCQEAFQRIEQDAKETLIGVEQGDSLRMMLSALRKFTRFNPRNIITLKRDAARGLIDSERYIN
- a CDS encoding arsenate reductase family protein; translation: MALKFYWYPKCGTCRKAKKWLDEHEMPYEEIHIVETPPTRNELEAMYKASGLEIKKFFNTSGQKYREMGLKDRVKEATEDELLDILSSDGMLIKRPIVTNGEKVTVGFKEEDFTNTWR
- the gcvH gene encoding glycine cleavage system protein GcvH — protein: MNTPKELRYSKDHEWIKVEGNKVRVGITDFAQSELGDIVFVELPEVDDEITADESFGSVESVKTVSELYAPISGKVVAVNENLDDDPQFVNESPYENGWIIEVEVTDTAQLEQLMTAEQYEEMVSK
- a CDS encoding toprim domain-containing protein, with amino-acid sequence MRNLNSEKIIIVEGISDRNKIQKIIKEPVEIICTNGTISSATLDEWGEVLFDCDLYILVDSDLSGEKLRQRLKREFPNAVHLYIDKMYREVASAPHFHLATILLTANIDVHSEYLDRGKSYE
- a CDS encoding thioredoxin family protein, yielding MNEWNQKRIESLIREEGTGCVYLYTPFCGTCQVASKMLSVVEEMLPQLTIGKINLNYEQSLAQEWQIESVPCLVFINKGKVETKIYTFQSVPYLIETIKTTLRL